One part of the Helicobacter cetorum MIT 99-5656 genome encodes these proteins:
- a CDS encoding mechanosensitive ion channel family protein, whose translation MRSLLWWVLVLLLFLNPLGAIQKQEKDHEVDTIDLFLIFNQINQLNQVIETYKKDPEKGAEISLYNDQKNDLIKSLTSKVLNEKDKIGIDIKRNLKEQEKIKKRLAQSIKGDDFYTFIKDRLALDSLLVDEILYQFIEKIRSSIDVFSEEKDVESISNAFILRLGQFKLYALPKNLDGVKTHELEELFSKYQLRLATYTEVLRYIKNHPKEVLPKNLIMEVNMDFVLNKISSLLPFTSHSLQISKIVLSLMILVLLLALRRLITILLAKMLDFIFELMRQNKEMHLDVQNNIISPVSIFLLIFSCDVSLDIFYYPNPSPHKISMWVGVVYISLLAWLVIALFKGYGTALVTNIATKSTHNFRKEVINLILKIVYFLIFIAALLAILKQLGFNISAIIASLGIGGLAVALAVKDVLANFFASVILLLDNSFSQGDWIVCGEVEGTVVEMGLRRTTIRAFDNALLFVPNSELAGKSIRNWSRRKVGRRIKMQIGLAYNSSQSALQLCVKDIREMLENHPKIANAKDSNLQNVSDYRYMFKKDIVSINDFLGYKSTLFVFLDQFADSSINILVYCFSKTVVWGEWLEVKEDVMLKIMEIVEKHHLSFAFPSQSLYVESLPEMTLKKGV comes from the coding sequence ATGCGTTCATTATTATGGTGGGTATTGGTATTATTGCTCTTTCTTAATCCTTTGGGGGCGATTCAAAAACAAGAAAAAGACCATGAAGTGGATACGATTGATTTGTTTTTGATTTTTAATCAAATCAACCAGCTTAATCAAGTGATTGAAACTTATAAGAAAGACCCCGAAAAGGGTGCTGAAATCTCTCTATACAATGACCAGAAAAATGATTTGATTAAGAGCTTGACTTCTAAAGTATTGAATGAAAAGGATAAGATTGGCATTGACATAAAGCGTAATTTAAAAGAGCAAGAGAAAATCAAAAAGCGTTTAGCCCAAAGCATTAAGGGCGATGATTTTTACACTTTCATTAAGGATAGATTAGCTTTAGATTCGTTATTGGTTGATGAAATTTTATATCAATTTATAGAAAAAATTAGAAGCAGTATTGATGTTTTTAGTGAAGAAAAAGATGTTGAGAGTATTAGCAATGCTTTTATTTTGCGTTTAGGACAATTCAAGCTCTATGCCTTGCCTAAGAATCTAGATGGTGTTAAAACACATGAATTAGAAGAGCTGTTTAGCAAGTATCAACTAAGACTAGCCACTTATACAGAAGTCTTACGCTATATCAAAAACCATCCTAAAGAAGTGTTGCCTAAAAACTTGATTATGGAAGTGAATATGGATTTTGTGCTGAATAAAATCAGTAGTCTCTTGCCTTTTACAAGTCATAGCTTACAAATCAGTAAAATTGTGCTTTCATTAATGATTTTGGTATTGCTATTAGCATTAAGGCGTTTGATTACGATTTTATTAGCTAAAATGCTAGATTTTATTTTTGAGCTTATGCGTCAAAATAAAGAAATGCACTTAGATGTGCAAAATAATATCATTTCGCCGGTTTCTATTTTTTTATTGATATTTAGTTGTGATGTTTCGTTAGATATTTTTTATTACCCTAACCCATCGCCACATAAGATTTCTATGTGGGTGGGTGTGGTGTATATCAGTCTGCTTGCATGGCTAGTGATAGCGCTTTTTAAGGGGTATGGGACAGCGTTAGTTACAAATATTGCTACAAAAAGCACGCATAATTTTAGAAAAGAAGTCATCAACTTGATTTTAAAAATTGTGTATTTTTTGATTTTTATTGCCGCACTTTTAGCGATTTTAAAACAGCTTGGCTTTAATATTTCAGCCATTATTGCGTCTTTAGGAATTGGTGGCTTAGCGGTGGCTTTAGCGGTTAAAGATGTTTTAGCGAATTTTTTTGCTTCTGTCATTTTACTCTTAGACAATTCGTTTTCTCAAGGGGATTGGATTGTGTGTGGCGAAGTGGAAGGCACGGTGGTAGAAATGGGGCTAAGACGCACTACGATTAGAGCTTTTGATAACGCTCTTTTGTTTGTGCCAAATTCTGAATTAGCCGGAAAATCTATTAGAAATTGGAGTCGGCGTAAAGTAGGAAGGCGTATTAAAATGCAAATAGGCTTAGCCTATAATTCTAGCCAAAGTGCCTTGCAGCTTTGCGTGAAAGATATTAGAGAAATGCTAGAAAACCACCCAAAAATCGCTAACGCTAAAGATAGCAATTTACAGAATGTGAGCGATTATCGCTACATGTTTAAAAAAGATATTGTGTCTATCAATGACTTTTTGGGGTATAAAAGCACTTTGTTTGTCTTTTTAGACCAGTTTGCTGATAGCTCTATCAATATTTTAGTGTATTGCTTTTCTAAAACGGTTGTTTGGGGGGAGTGGCTAGAAGTCAAAGAAGATGTGATGTTAAAAATTATGGAGATTGTAGAAAAGCACCACTTAAGCTTTGCTTTTCCTTCGCAGAGTTTGTATGTGGAGAGTTTGCCAGAGATGACCCTAAAAAAAGGGGTCTAA
- a CDS encoding tetratricopeptide repeat protein, whose product MGYTSKLALKIGLVGLCLFGTLGAKHLGEQGTYIYKGEEAYNNKEYERAVSFYKDAIKNGESLAYVLLGIMYKNGRGVAKNDKKAVEYFQKAVDRDVPRGYNNLGVMYKEGRGVAKDEKKAVEYFQLAADKGYTNAYMNLGIMYMEGRGVPSNYMKATEYFRRAMAKGSAEAYILLGDIYYSGNEQLGIEQDKDKAIIYYKMAADVGSSQAYEGLARSYQYGLGVEKDKQKASEYLQRACDFGLDKNCKKNGEASSRR is encoded by the coding sequence ATGGGATATACGAGCAAACTAGCTTTGAAGATTGGTTTAGTAGGTTTGTGTTTGTTTGGCACTCTTGGTGCAAAGCATCTTGGAGAGCAAGGGACTTACATTTATAAGGGGGAGGAAGCCTACAACAACAAAGAATATGAGAGAGCGGTCTCTTTTTATAAAGATGCTATTAAAAATGGCGAGTCGCTTGCTTATGTTCTTTTAGGAATTATGTATAAAAATGGTAGGGGTGTTGCTAAGAACGACAAGAAAGCTGTGGAGTATTTTCAGAAAGCTGTGGATAGAGATGTCCCTAGAGGGTATAATAATTTGGGCGTGATGTATAAAGAGGGTAGGGGTGTTGCTAAGGATGAAAAGAAAGCAGTTGAATATTTTCAATTGGCTGCAGATAAGGGCTATACTAACGCCTATATGAATTTGGGCATCATGTATATGGAAGGTAGGGGTGTCCCAAGTAACTATATGAAAGCTACAGAGTATTTTAGACGAGCGATGGCTAAGGGTAGTGCAGAAGCCTATATTCTCTTAGGAGATATTTATTATAGTGGGAATGAGCAACTTGGCATTGAACAAGACAAGGATAAGGCAATTATCTACTATAAAATGGCGGCTGATGTAGGTTCTTCTCAAGCTTACGAAGGTTTGGCAAGGTCTTATCAGTATGGGTTAGGTGTAGAAAAGGATAAACAAAAGGCTAGTGAGTATCTCCAGCGTGCGTGCGATTTTGGTCTTGATAAAAATTGTAAGAAAAATGGAGAGGCTTCTTCAAGACGCTAA